The Triticum aestivum cultivar Chinese Spring chromosome 7B, IWGSC CS RefSeq v2.1, whole genome shotgun sequence genome window below encodes:
- the LOC123159426 gene encoding transcription initiation factor TFIID subunit 7 — protein MARLVRDGGRGRGVAAVEETAPLPLPPPPRLASAAISSSSPASIRALLARTGGGTGGADCQQSPRSLLSRILLRGGDHNGGNGGGSFGCRVRLPRRYGSSSSSVGESIREERKDDGAASEQSADDVGSTRVKVVQRAPELPMDTPRSSLGRKKPEEEVMSMNLGLGASLVLLLSKSAVELNKMVELRAQMETLVSEIRHGTVGKEKQGGSAPAYAPAASSSSSQESTVIKDPIARAEDALSDNCSGARTADRRQLSAAVVAMDHNKMEAELQIELSRMQTQHRAMHAPMRGLELPPLQVKTTRSVHVSVDATSRSCVVDNAAQVNADEEDEEEEDQPEEDYEEDEEEEDDDDDGGEVVDRGRSPPHGGVSARALERRLHELLQRRQQDRIVELEAALDGAQRRLQEREREVVWWRDAAKLVSHRRDESRRLRCTASEPVR, from the exons ATGGCCCGTTTAGTTAGAGATGGTGGTCGTGGACGTGgagtggcggcggtggaggagacggctcctctgcctctgcctccgccgccgcgcctggcGTCGGCGGCGATATCGTCTTCGTCGCCGGCGTCTATCCGAGCGTTGCTTGCGAGGACCGGTGGCGGGACCGGCGGGGCGGACTGCCAGCAGTCGCCGCGGTCGCTGCTGTCGCGCATCCTGTTGCGCGGCGGCGATCATAACGGCGGGAACGGAGGAGGGTCGTTCGGGTGCCGGGTCAGGCTGCCGCGACGGTATGGTAGTAGCAGCTCCTCCGTCGGCGAAAGTATCAGGGAGGAGAGGAAGGACGACGGCGCCGCCTCCGAGCAGTCGGCGGACGACGTCGGCTCCACCAGGGTGAAGGTCGTGCAGCGTGCGCCTGAGCTGCCCATGGACACGCCCCGGAGCTCTCTAG GGAGGAAGAAGCCGGAGGAGGAGGTCATGTCGATGAACCTTGGGCTGGGCGCGAGCCTGGTGCTGCTGCTCTCCAAGAGCGCGGTGGAGCTGAACAAGATGGTGGAGCTCCGCGCGCAGATGGAGACGCTCGTGTCGGAGATCAGGCACGGGACCGTCGGGAAGGAGAAGCAAGGCGGCTCTGCTCCTGCTTATGCTCCGGccgcgtcgtcctcctcctcccaggAATCCACCGTGATCAAGGACCCCATCGCCCGCGCCGAGGACGCCCTGTCCGACAACTGCTCCGGCGCCCGGACCGCAGATCGCCGCCAGCTTTCGGCCGCCGTCGTCGCGATGGACCATAACAagatggaggccgagctccagaTCGAGCTCAGCCGCATGCAGACGCAGCATCGCGCCATGCACGCGCCCATGCGAGGGCTCGAG CTGCCGCCGCTGCAGGTGAAGACGACGAGGAGCGTGCACGTGTCCGTCGACGCGACGTCGAGGAGCTGCGTCGTCGACAACGCGGCGCAAGTGAAcgccgacgaggaggacgaggaggaagaggatcagcccgaggaggactacgaagaggacgaggaggaggaggacgatgacgacgacggtGGCGAGGTGGTGGACCGCGGCAGGAGCCCCCCGCACGGCGGCGTGTCGGCGCGCGCGCTGGAGCGGCGGCTGCACGAGCTGCTGCAGCGGCGGCAGCAGGACCGCATCGTGGAGCtggaggcggcgctggacggcgcgcAGCGGCGGCTCCAGGAGCGGGAGCGCGAGGTGGTGTGGTGGCGCGACGCCGCCAAGCTCGTCTCCCACCGCCGCGACGAGTCCCGCCGCCTCAGGTGCACCGCCTCGGAGCCAGTCCGATAA